The Fusarium oxysporum f. sp. lycopersici 4287 chromosome 6, whole genome shotgun sequence DNA segment GCACCCCCATTTCTTGCAGGCCTTGTCTATCACAAGAATCGGGCAGGCTAATATTTCCCGTCTCAGTACCCGTCCTAGAAGAGGCATTGGCTTCAATTTGTTCCACCGCCTTTGCGGTGCCGGTAATTGTCTTTTGAACCAGGGCATCTCCTTCCGTATGGTTGTTTGACCCAGCCCTACCAATTGGAGGGTTAGCCTTTCCTTCTCCATGCTCTACTCCTTCCATGGTGTTAGCAACCCTTTCATAACTCCCTGCAGGAGAAGTAATGCCATTGCTACCAGAGTCTCCATCCTGAGCATCCAGCATAGCAGTATCAAGCTCTGGATCCGCCATTCCATTTTCCTCCAAGAGGGGATTGGCATCAACTTCGTAACCAGCCACCTGAATGCTTTCAGCTTCCCTCGTTGGGGAACTGGGGCTGTCTGGGCGACCACCAACATAAATGGTTTCGCATATCTTTGTGCAGCGACCGGCAGCCGCTTGCTCGTCCTCCTCGTTGAGCATTGGAATATTGTTTCCAATTCCAACATGTTCTGCGTCTAGCATGAAAGTATCGTTTTCCCGGTTTCCAACAGGCTCCCCATTATTTGCGGCTTTGCTtctcttgtcttgtttcTTTCGGAGCTTGCGCACCTTTCCTCCCCTTTCCATCTCTTTGCCAGCAAAATTATCCTTATCATCTATTCGGGTATTCTGTAAGTTAGTACTACGCCGTGTCCTTAGAAGCATGACTGTCGCACGTCGGCCGGCAACACTGAGAGGTAGATCGAAAGATGAGCTGCAATCGCACTTGTCTCTGGAGAGATTCGCTGTGTACAGTATTTTAGAAGGAACACATGAGTTAATATTATAGCATAAGTCCCTTTGAGACACCTATAGGCGGCCATGCCGGATTAGGAACAGGGGTACATGGCGGAGTTAAAAATAAGGCTGATGACCAATATAGATTAACAAGGCTCAAGATACTATTCTTCAGTATCTATAGACATTTTAGTCTCTTCTAACATAGAGGTCGGTATCAATTTTTATACCAAAATTATCTACATATGCTTAAGTAGCACGGTTCGGgctttctctcctcctctttcacACACCAGACTATCTATCGATACTGCAGTCCTGGATACTCAggttcatcttcttcctccagtTGAGTCATCTCAGATCCCGTCAGACGATGGAAGAGAATAGAATGCCAAGCCGATGATAATGTAGAGGCCGGTGAGCATAGCGCCTTCGAGGTAGTTGCACTTGGCATCTTGAACGGTACATGTAACGAAGAGGACAGACATTGCGAAGACAACAGTCTGAACTGTGTATATTCCGTTAGACAATGCTACGATAAGAAATCTCTCTGTCAGACTTACAAGTTTCGAAATGAAGCGTCATTTCATAACCAGCGATCCAGCCAACAATGACCAGGAAGGGAGTAACCAGAAGGGCAATCTGGATAGAAGAACCGATGGCAACTCCCATGGCAAGATCCATCTTGTCCCTGGTGGCGACAACAACAGCAGTGACGTGCTCCGCAGCATTGCCGACGATAGGAATCAAGATGAGACCAACGAAAGCTCGGCTAATACCGGAAGCCTTGACGAAATCATCGATACTGTCAACGAGGTAATCGGCACAGAAAGCAATAAGGAGGGTGGTGACAGCCAAGACGGCGATAGCAGCAATGGGACCAAGAGTGGGTTCCACGTCTTCAACCTCCCCGCTGCCTTCGTTTTGGTTCTCGGGATCGAAAAGGTTGCTGTGCGTTCGAACCTGGAAAACGAGGTACAAGACGTAGAGCgagagaagaatgatggcAGTACCGTGAGACAGTGTGAGGATACTCTGGGCCTTCTCGTTAGAACTACGCTGGTCAAGGACGGCGTAGAGCTAGAACAATTAGTTAAGACTTTTGCGCGAGTTTGATTCAACATACAGTTGCCGGGAGGATGAGCGAGGCGGAAGCCAAAGTCATGAGAGAGCAAGTCGTCTGGGCAGTAGCCGGAGAAAATGTCTGCTCGTATCCCTTTCCCGACTCGCCTCGATGCATTACACCGCCAAGCAAGAAGCACATTCCCATGACCAAGAGAAGGTTGGAAAGAATGCTACCGAGCATTGAGGCCTGCACAAGCGCGATTTCGTTTCGCTTGAGAGCAGCAATGCTGACCTACAAACGCGGTTAGCCATCATTGGGCAAGGTAAAGCCTTCGGGGTATGGCACAATTAATTCCACCGCATTTCCAAAGGTAGCATTCAGGAGTCCACCGAGGGTATCACCAAGTTTCATTGAGACCTCCTCGGTCGCAAACGATAGAATAGCGGCGAGTGGGATGATAGCAAAGAAGTTGAGAGTGAAAACCGCCGTTGAGCCCCAGCCCATCTTGCCAGCGATGATACCGAGAGGCACCATGACTAAGAGGAAGTTGACATAGTCTGTTAAGCCGGATTAGTGAGATATGCGACCGAAGATCAATGATTGTAAACGTACTGCTTAGAAGAGTGACCTTGGCAATATGCCAGCAGTGGGCCAGACTTCTTTTGGCGCCGCTACAATAATTGTTAGTGGGGGCCGATGCAGAAGCCCCAAGAAGGGGGCTGGTAACGGATTGCCTGTTCATGTTTTTTGTCGACTTTGCCACTTGGTGCAGTGATTGCAGGCTCGTACTGCTGGAGAATGAAGCTGAATCGAGCCTCTGGTATTTTCGAGATATGAGCAATGAGGGTCCTGACTAGAAAGCTAAAGGAGGGGGGCCCTTATAAGTAGCAAAGCAAGGCAAGGTTCTTGGCTCCATAAGTCAAGATTCTGAACTGTGGCTTAGCCTCCTTGTTTCGTTTCCGGTCAGCAGGTAAGGCTGACTGGTGGGCTCACTATCATCTGAAATGCCCAGGTCCTCACCATGCGTTAACTGGTTGGCGAGTACGACTTGTTGGCAAAAGgcgaaaagaaaaagaaaaaggaagctcaagaagctcaactGCACCACCCATGATAACAAAGGCTGTACCAGAACACAGTCAATCGTAGGATCAGTGGAGGCCTAAGGAACATAATAGATATTATCATAGTTTATTGTTAGACACTTTTTTGACGATGTGGCTAGTTGTGAACCAGCCAGGCTCTGAAATCCCATAATTCATTGTACGTTTCAAGCCACAGAAATTCCCAACGAATGTGTATCAACGAAGCATCTTCAGGTGGGCATCCTGGTACTGGATTGGCCTGTTCGACGATAACGGCTAACTTTGGGATTCACGCTTTGCTCGCTGCGCCACCCATACCCTTGTTACTAATGAACGCTGCAAACGCTCAAGAAACCAAGGCGACTAACAGGAGGCCTCGCTGACTGAACAATTTCGCACTGATACGAATGAGCGAGTAACAGTTCCATTATAAAACGGCTTTGGCCTTATCTACAACTATAGTTTTTCTGATTCGCAATAGAAGGTCTCTTGTTATTGCTTACGGTTTAGCTCATATTCTAGCATTCTCATCTAAAATTTGGGTAATTCGACGAGTAAAATGCCTTACGTCACAAATTTGATTACCAAATTGTTCCATTACTGGTGTGTTTGCCAGATTGGTGTGCTACTCCGCCTTCTTCGCCAGGATGAGGTTGGAAAACCACAGGGTCATCGGAGCACACGACGCTAAAAAAGACTGCTTAGGAATCACAATAGCATCTTCCAGTAAGAATTCGTCGATAGTTGTGCTTCGTTGGAGAAGCAATGATTTGGAAAGGGCACCTGCACGAAATGGCATTAAAGATGTGACTTTGATCGATCTGGCCCGATTTGTGTATTATACCAACATGTTTGGTGGGCCCAAGGAAGTATCTTCAGCGACGCTGAAAATGGCAGAGTATTGACCACCAGCGCCGGCTCCAATAATCTGCTTGCTACGGATGGCGGTGTTATCGATCACAGTGGGAGTGTGTATGTCGTCGGTCGTGCCTTGGCCGGTCTGGTAGTTGCCAGAAAAGCCCCAAGAGAAGACCTTTCCGTCGGAGGCGATGGCGAAGCTGTTGTCAGTACCAGCGGCGACAGCGACGATGTCGTTGTGGTCTGGAATGATCTGCGTCAGTGTACATGTCAAACAAGTCAAATGTTAACAGGGAGCTTACCGGGTTGGACCGTAGGCCTAAAGAGAATACGAGGATTGCCTCGATCGTCGTAGATGGTGTTGTCCTCAGAAAGCTTGTCAAACTCGAAGCCAACTTGGTAGCCATCGACACGGCCCCAAGTCAAGATATCACCCTTGGCAGAGCAAGCGATAGAGTGGTGCCCGCCACCATCAATATCTGTGATCTTGTTATGATTGAGGTAGGAAAGCTTAGCAGGTCGAAGGATGACAGCATCGTCCTCACCAGCGTTTGATTCGACACCGACCTGGCCAAAGTTATTAAGACCCCAACCGTAAACCTGGCCGTCCGTGTCAATGGCAAAGCTGTGGTACGAACCGCAAGCGATTTTGCTAATTCTGCCGCGTGGCAGACAAACACCCCGGGGGATGAGGCAGGACATCTTGTGGCGCTCAATGATGCGTCGGCCAAGCTGGTTCTGCTGACCACAGCCCCAGGCGAAAACGTTACCCTTGTCATCAAGAGCGAGAATGTGGTTGGAACCGGCAGCGAGGgccttgatgttcttgggGTCGCGCAACATAAGAGGTGTAGACTGGACCCTGACGGTCTCTGAGAAGCCGAGAATACCTTCGCTAGATCGAAATGTTCCCCAGCCGTAGACCCGACCGTCCTCAGTAAGGGCGAAAGTAGCGCTATCACTAGCAACGACTTGGACAAACCTAGTACCGGGAGCAAAGTGTTCGCTCGATACGGCAGTCGGTGTACTCTCCTTCGGATTGATGCCAGtatcatcctcgtcctccgAGTAAGAGCCTTCCGACTTATCCATGTCACAAATGCCACCATCCCAGCTGGTGTCTCTGCCGAGAGCGCCCTGATCATTGACACCCCATGTCAAGATCTTGTTATCGCGCGTCAACGCGACAACATGCATGCCTCCGCAAGATACCTGAACGGCGCTGACCTTGCTGGCGGAGAGATTATCATTAAGCCGAGGACGCTTGACATCAATGGGTTTCTTGTTGGCAATGCGCCTGCTACCGAGGCCAAGTTCACCAGAGGATCCCTCACCGAAAACGTAAACATGTAGGATCTGAGTAGGCGCcttgttgatcttcttgccgATATGAGGGAATTTGGATCCCTTCTTAGGCCGAGATCTCTTGTCGGCAGGACGGCTAGGCTCATCGCTTTTCACCCTTGGTATATGTTCAGTCATTGCGGACAGCTTCCTAACAGGCTATGGATCGCGAAATGGTATTTAACAACAAATCTCTTCTGTGCCACAACTCACCATATGCTCACGCTAATAATctaaaagctataataagCCGCGCACAGAGCGGTTTGCCTTTTAACAGGAGACTGGTTTATGTTTCATTTAGCCCACCCACTTGTAGTGTGAAATGACGACGAAGGTTGTGACAATTGTTCTTAATAGGGAGAATTTTTGTATTCTC contains these protein-coding regions:
- a CDS encoding calcium/proton exchanger, with product MNRQSVTSPLLGASASAPTNNYCSGAKRSLAHCWHIAKVTLLSNYVNFLLVMVPLGIIAGKMGWGSTAVFTLNFFAIIPLAAILSFATEEVSMKLGDTLGGLLNATFGNAVELIVSIAALKRNEIALVQASMLGSILSNLLLVMGMCFLLGGVMHRGESGKGYEQTFSPATAQTTCSLMTLASASLILPATLYAVLDQRSSNEKAQSILTLSHGTAIILLSLYVLYLVFQVRTHSNLFDPENQNEGSGEVEDVEPTLGPIAAIAVLAVTTLLIAFCADYLVDSIDDFVKASGISRAFVGLILIPIVGNAAEHVTAVVVATRDKMDLAMGVAIGSSIQIALLVTPFLVIVGWIAGYEMTLHFETFQTVVFAMSVLFVTCTVQDAKCNYLEGAMLTGLYIIIGLAFYSLPSSDGI